In Myxococcus stipitatus, a single window of DNA contains:
- a CDS encoding putative metal-binding motif-containing protein translates to MSRSGRPWLWGILLLAGCSVPSVDELLGERETRLVIRYTSGFDKGCFRVVAQDAENPSSREERLIAPRPDRNGEPGGPFVSVEGLRKEGWRGPIQVSVTAHEQACDKSGAQIGVARTLVFELAKAAIELSFATPDADGDGFVDMASDGSDCNDSPGIGARINPGMAEVCDDLDNDCDGIKDEGLAVEELFTDRDGDGYGAGAALIRCRPATGFATRGDDCDDDDAALAPGFAELCDERDNNCDGQVDEGFAGKGMACAGSCNGVFVCGPDKRTLVCSKSDPGKYYPDQDGDGQGAVGSTAVEVCAGTTAPMGYVPGNNTDCDDADANVKVGAPEVCDAIDNNCSGDETDGPSCGRLLPVTDGAQGGAGRDWRTVSVGATGYPVWLAGVGGSLVVKKAAGQAFVDFSPEATTRNCGSDDWYASWVDAGGNVYLAGQHGRLAKHSGVECVAGGQAEVNSTLVGLVGFESGALVTLYAVDSGGRLYKWVPGSAPALQVMGNSGDISSGLHGWNGNRLLVAATSSTVGTPRIWSYDPGVSGAAAQHVFTRAPSTGSLEAIGMGSALTATAVGAVGRAWRWDGNVTWVLAPPSGVTVTFSSVVMLSNGDSYIVDKSPTGQVHRLTPHGWAKQPKLTELVNKPLYDIAMAGPGDFWLVGDDGRVWHYPEP, encoded by the coding sequence ATGAGCCGCTCGGGGAGGCCGTGGCTGTGGGGCATCCTGCTGCTGGCGGGGTGCTCGGTGCCGAGCGTCGATGAGCTCCTGGGCGAGCGAGAGACCCGCCTCGTCATCCGCTACACCTCGGGCTTCGACAAGGGCTGCTTCCGCGTCGTCGCCCAGGACGCGGAGAATCCCTCTTCGCGCGAGGAGCGGCTCATCGCCCCGAGGCCGGACCGGAACGGTGAGCCGGGCGGTCCGTTCGTGTCGGTGGAGGGGCTGCGCAAGGAGGGCTGGAGGGGACCAATCCAGGTGTCGGTCACCGCGCACGAACAGGCCTGCGACAAGAGTGGTGCTCAGATCGGGGTGGCGCGGACGCTCGTCTTCGAGCTGGCCAAGGCCGCCATCGAGTTGAGCTTCGCGACGCCGGACGCGGACGGCGACGGGTTCGTGGACATGGCGAGCGATGGCTCGGACTGCAATGACAGCCCGGGCATCGGCGCGCGGATCAACCCGGGCATGGCGGAGGTCTGCGACGACCTCGACAACGACTGCGACGGCATCAAGGACGAGGGGCTGGCGGTCGAGGAGCTCTTCACGGACAGGGACGGGGATGGCTACGGCGCCGGCGCGGCGCTCATCCGGTGCAGGCCCGCGACGGGGTTCGCGACCCGCGGTGACGACTGCGACGACGACGATGCCGCGCTCGCGCCGGGGTTCGCCGAGCTCTGCGACGAGCGCGACAACAACTGCGACGGCCAGGTGGACGAAGGCTTCGCGGGGAAGGGGATGGCGTGCGCCGGAAGCTGCAATGGCGTCTTCGTGTGCGGCCCGGACAAGCGGACCCTGGTCTGCAGCAAGTCAGACCCCGGAAAGTACTACCCGGACCAGGATGGGGATGGTCAGGGGGCGGTCGGGTCGACCGCGGTGGAGGTGTGTGCGGGCACCACGGCTCCCATGGGGTATGTGCCGGGGAACAACACCGACTGCGACGACGCCGACGCGAATGTGAAGGTCGGCGCCCCGGAGGTGTGCGACGCCATCGACAACAACTGCTCGGGGGACGAAACGGATGGGCCTTCCTGTGGCCGCCTGCTCCCCGTCACGGATGGGGCCCAGGGAGGCGCCGGTCGTGATTGGAGGACGGTGTCCGTGGGCGCCACGGGCTACCCCGTGTGGCTCGCGGGGGTGGGAGGCTCGCTCGTCGTGAAGAAGGCGGCGGGGCAGGCCTTCGTCGACTTCAGCCCCGAAGCCACCACCAGGAACTGCGGCTCCGACGACTGGTATGCCTCCTGGGTGGACGCCGGTGGGAATGTGTATCTGGCGGGACAACATGGACGTCTCGCGAAACACAGTGGAGTGGAATGTGTCGCGGGGGGCCAGGCGGAGGTGAACTCCACCCTGGTCGGACTCGTGGGCTTCGAATCCGGGGCGCTGGTGACGTTGTATGCGGTGGATAGCGGGGGGCGGTTGTACAAGTGGGTGCCGGGGAGCGCGCCCGCGCTCCAGGTGATGGGCAACAGCGGGGACATCAGCTCCGGCCTCCATGGGTGGAATGGAAACAGGCTCCTCGTGGCCGCGACCTCGTCCACCGTGGGGACCCCTCGCATCTGGTCCTATGACCCAGGCGTGTCTGGGGCGGCTGCCCAGCATGTCTTCACTCGCGCTCCGTCCACGGGCTCGCTCGAGGCGATTGGAATGGGGAGCGCTCTGACGGCCACGGCGGTGGGGGCGGTGGGGCGCGCCTGGAGATGGGACGGGAACGTGACCTGGGTCCTGGCGCCGCCTTCAGGCGTGACGGTCACCTTCAGCAGTGTCGTGATGCTGTCCAACGGAGACTCATACATCGTGGACAAGAGCCCCACGGGTCAGGTCCACCGCCTGACGCCGCATGGCTGGGCGAAGCAGCCGAAGCTGACCGAACTGGTCAACAAGCCCCTCTACGACATCGCGATGGCCGGCCCCGGCGACTTCTGGCTCGTCGGCGACGACGGTCGCGTCTGGCATTACCCCGAGCCCTGA
- a CDS encoding chloride channel protein, which translates to MRWSGSARVLAQWLLLGAVVGVVCGVSSAVFLWLLEEATRLRERHEALVYALPLAGVVLGWAYGRWGGPIRGGNNLVIDTVHTGDAQVPLRMAPMVLVGTVLTHLFGGSAGREGTAVQMGGSLADQISHRFRAGPDLRRELLAAGIAGGFGSVFGTPIAGAVFGLEVVVVGRLGYEALLPALVASVVGDLVTRGLGIHHTVYPVPGALPLTWDVLGRWLVFAVGVAAVAVVFVEATHRLKALLEKRVPWLPVRMALGGAAVVALWLAAGTDAYLGLGVPGILRAFEDPALPVSAFAWKLVFTAVTLGAGFLGGEVTPLFFIGASLGNVLARVLGLPVDLGAAVGMAAMFAAAANTPLALSLMAVELVGASVLPHVMVVATVAYLLTGHRGIYPLQRIGRGKHGGPVLGRWVPLRELEAQAPGPHGPGGENGGGQGSG; encoded by the coding sequence GTGAGGTGGAGCGGGAGCGCGCGGGTGCTGGCGCAGTGGCTGCTGCTGGGCGCGGTGGTGGGGGTGGTGTGCGGGGTGTCGTCCGCGGTGTTCCTGTGGCTGCTGGAGGAGGCGACGCGGCTGCGGGAGCGGCACGAGGCGCTGGTGTACGCGCTGCCCCTGGCGGGGGTGGTGCTGGGGTGGGCGTACGGGCGGTGGGGAGGCCCCATCCGGGGGGGCAACAACCTGGTCATCGACACGGTGCACACGGGGGACGCGCAGGTGCCGCTGCGGATGGCGCCCATGGTGTTGGTGGGGACGGTGCTGACGCACCTGTTCGGAGGGAGCGCGGGGCGGGAGGGGACGGCGGTGCAGATGGGGGGGAGCCTGGCGGACCAGATTTCGCACCGGTTCCGGGCGGGGCCGGACCTGCGGCGGGAGCTGTTGGCGGCGGGCATCGCGGGGGGCTTCGGGTCGGTGTTCGGCACGCCCATCGCGGGGGCGGTGTTCGGGCTGGAGGTCGTGGTGGTGGGGCGGCTGGGCTACGAGGCGCTCTTGCCGGCGCTGGTGGCGTCGGTGGTGGGGGACCTGGTGACGCGGGGGCTGGGCATCCACCACACGGTGTATCCGGTGCCGGGCGCGCTGCCGCTCACCTGGGACGTGTTGGGGCGGTGGCTGGTGTTCGCGGTGGGGGTGGCGGCGGTGGCGGTGGTGTTCGTGGAGGCGACGCACCGGCTGAAGGCGCTGCTGGAGAAGCGCGTGCCGTGGCTGCCGGTGCGCATGGCGCTGGGCGGGGCGGCGGTGGTGGCGCTGTGGCTCGCGGCGGGGACGGACGCGTACCTGGGGTTGGGGGTGCCGGGCATCCTGCGGGCCTTCGAGGACCCGGCGCTGCCGGTGTCCGCGTTCGCGTGGAAGCTGGTGTTCACGGCGGTGACGCTGGGCGCGGGGTTCCTGGGCGGCGAGGTGACGCCGCTGTTCTTCATTGGCGCGAGCCTGGGCAATGTCCTCGCGCGGGTGTTGGGGCTGCCGGTGGACCTGGGCGCGGCGGTGGGCATGGCCGCGATGTTCGCGGCGGCGGCGAACACGCCCCTGGCGCTGTCACTGATGGCGGTGGAGCTGGTGGGCGCGAGCGTGCTGCCGCACGTGATGGTCGTCGCGACCGTGGCGTACCTGCTCACCGGACACCGCGGCATCTACCCGTTGCAGCGGATTGGCCGAGGCAAGCATGGCGGGCCGGTGTTGGGCCGGTGGGTGCCGCTGAGGGAGCTGGAGGCCCAGGCCCCCGGGCCTCACGGGCCCGGAGGGGAGAACGGTGGGGGTCAGGGCTCGGGGTAA